The Phaenicophaeus curvirostris isolate KB17595 chromosome 27, BPBGC_Pcur_1.0, whole genome shotgun sequence DNA window cctctctgcctccacCCTGCAAATCGAACCGATCCCTCCGTCACCCGAAGCTGAAGGCTTTTCTCAGGGGCTCCGCAGGGCTTTTTCTCGCTTCTccgagcaccaggaaccctctggagCGTGCAGGGAAGCGTtggctgccagccctgctgctccttgCAAGGCTGAGGTCCAGGGAGATGCTGGGAGAAGCCGTTTGCTCCTGCCCACGGGCTGTGTTTGCTCCACGAGGGACTTTCTCGATGCTGTTATGCAGAGCTGCCCCATCCTGAGGCCACGGGGATGCAGCAGCCTTCGTGGCTTGAGCTGGATGGAAAGACCTGCAAGACAGAGGAAATATGGGTGTAAAACCACAGAGAACAGGACCAGCTTCCTTATAGGACTGttttaattgcctttttttccctcctgagttaaaaaaacccatgttcATACAAGGGTTAAGGCTTACGTGAGGTTTCCTGGTGCTCTGATGGGACCGACAGATACATTGCTAATTAATTGTTTTGTAATTGCACGGTTCCGGAGTTGAACAAATACACTCACGTGCTCTCCGGTTGGGCACCTTCAAAACACGCCTGATTCCTGGGCTCCACCGGAGATGAATTGGATCCGAGCTCCTGCTCATCCAGCcttaaaattgtatttaagGTGCTCGGAGCGGAGCGCcctttgctgggttttgcttCCCCCAGCTTTGCTCTCAGGTGGTGAAAACTTCGCGATGTTCTTTTCAAGGTTCCTTTTCAACTCCAggactgtgatttttttatttgccgAATATAAAAACCAGGCGCCTCTGTTTTCTGAGCTGCCAGGAATTGAAATGTCTTACGTCCGCTCCACCCTCGCCATCCCTCGGAGCATCCCAGGCTCGCGGGGACCAGCGGCGTCTCCCCAGGCTGCAGGGCGAGGATGGAGTGTACGGGATGCTCGAGGGCTCCTGGGAGCTCTGTGGCACTGGAAGGGCTGCCCGATTCCCTTgggagaccttatctggagtatCGTGTCTAGTTTAAggaggtggagctgttggaacaggtctagaGGAGGGTACatggatgatcagagggctggagcacctcccgtacgaggccaggctgagagttggggttcatcctggagaaaaggctctgaggagaccttatagcgacctcccagcacctgaaggggctacaggaaagctggggaaggactgttcataaaggcttgtggtgacaggacaaggggcaacggggataaactggagaggggcagatttaggctagatataaggaggaatttcttcaccatggaaGTGGTGAGACcatggaacaggttgcccagagcagtggtggcctcgagttccgccaggggaggttcaggctgaacattaggaaaaaaattttcacggaaagggtcatcgggcactggcagaggctgcccagggagggggtcgagtccccttccctggaggggtttaagggacgggtggacgaggtgctgagggacatgggttagtgtttgataggaataattggactcgatgatccggtgggtctcttccaacctggtgattctatgattgtatgattcccAGCTGCAAGCTCCCCAGTGGGATTTCCCTCCAATCCTTCCCCAAAAGCCACTTCCAGAGCCACTCAGCACCAGGTTTGCCCTCCTTGAACCAATGCCGGATGAACAAGCAATCACTAATGAAtgtcctcttctctctccctccctcctttctctttcctttcgcCGTGGATCCCTTCCCCTGCCTCCCCTCGCCCCGCGTTgatctcctttcctttccaacAACCTCCCCTCTCGTCTGGTCCCTCCCCGGGGTGGGTTTGTGCACTCACGCCGCAGTCTGGGGTTACGGTTTCCTCTGCGTGACCGTCATCTCCCTCTGCTCGCTGGTGGGAGCCAGCGTGGTGCCCTTCATGAAGAAGACCTTTTACAAGCGGCTGCTCCTCTACTTCATAGCTCTGGCGATTGGAACTCTCTACTCCAACGCCCTCTTCCAGCTCATTCCCGAGGTAGGGTGAGGACCGGCAGGTcgctcctttttctctctctctctctcgggggctggagaaggggaaggcgGCATCGGAGGGGAGCCCAGAGCGAGGTATGGAGGCTGGAAGCCCCTTGGGATCACGGATGGAGCTGGAGTTTTGCCCCTGTTGGGAAGGGAATCACTCCAGGGAGCTGCTTCAAGCAGAGAAAAACTCTTTTATTGCCCTTTCTAGCCCTGCGAGCAGGTTGCTTTTGTACCAAGGCAGCAGAGGCTTCCTAAACCTGCTTTTAGCATCCTGGTGCAGGCTGGTGGATCCAATCCTTGGGGGAGCGAGGGAGGTTAAAGCTGCATGATTTTCTCACTCTTTAGAGAGAAATCAGGAAACAGCAGAGTTGTCCCAGAGGTAAAAGGCAGACAAAGGTGCTGCCAGAGCCCCTTCCTCAGCCCTGTCCATCTCCGCAGGCCTTTGGATTCAACCCTCAAGAAGATTATTACGTTTCCAAGTCCGCTGTGGTGTTCGGGGGCTTCTACCTCTTCTTCTTCACGGAGAAGGTCCTGAAGATGCTCCTGAAGCAGAAGGATCAGGTGAggctgagcaggagctgctccGGTGGGAAATACCAGGACTAGGAGGGGTGGCTGACACCCATGAATCCCCCCTGTCCCACAGCATCACCACGGGCACAGCCATTACGGCCCCGAGGCTCTGCCGTCCAAGAAGGACCAGGAGGAGGGAGTCATCGAGAAGCTACAGAACGGGGACTTGGACCACATGATCCCCCACATAACCAGCGAGATGGAATGCAAGAACCCTTCTGGGGATGAGAAGGTTGTGGTGGGATCCCTCTCTGTCCAGGTTAGTGCCTCTCCTCACAGGGAAAAAACCAACTTGTAGTGAAAAAGAGCAGTTTTGAAGCCCATTGCTCCTCCCTGACAAAATCCTCCGTGGGTGGTGGGAAGCAAATGGCTCTGGTTCAGCCTGGTGTGGGTTTAATGTGTGGAGGGGTGGGTTCTGCTGTCtggtggaaggatgggatgtcatccagagggacctggacaggctggagaagtggggatgggagaacctcatgaggttcaacaaggccaagggcaaggttcTACGCCTGGGATGGGGCAATCCCTGGTTTAAATAcaagatgggggatgatgtgatgggagcagccctgaggaggaggacttggggtgctggttgaggAGAAGCTCGgtatgagccggcaacgtgagCTCACaacccagaaaccacccgtgtcctgggctgcacccagagcagcgtgaacagcagggagggaggggattgtcccctctgctcctctcttgggagatttcagctggagggttgtgtccagttctggaatcctcaacagaagtacgagatggagctgttggaacgggtccagaggaggctacaaggatgatctgagggctggagaacctcccgtacgaggacaggctgagagagttgggctggctcagcctggagaagagaaggctctgaggagagcTTATAGCAaacttccagcacctgaaggggcttcaagaaagctggggaggggctgtttacaaagacctggagtaataggatgaggggcaatggggataaactggagagggacagatttagactggacataaggagaaatttcttcagcatgagagtaatgaggccctggcccaggttgcccaaggaagctgtggctgccccagccctggaggtgttcgaggccaggttggatggggcttggagcccctgatccagtgggaggtgtccctgcccatggcaggggtgggactggatgatcttgaaggtcccttccaacccaaaccattctacgatgtCGTGGCAGGACCTGCAGGCTTCCCAGAGCGCGTGTTACTGGCTGAAGGAGGTGCGGTACTCCGACATCGGCACGCTGGCGTGGATGATCACCCTCAGCGACGGCCTCCACAACTTCATCGATGGGCTGGCCATCGGCGCCTCCTTCACCGTCTCTGTCTTCCAAGGGATCAGCACCTCCGTGGCCATCCTGTGCGAGGAATTCCCGCACGAGCTGGGTATGTGAGACCTTGGGGAAAGGCGCCGTGAGGGCTCTCGTGTCCACCCCAAAGCCTGCTGCATTCATGATCCTGCCTGTGATTtggagagaggaaagcagaCGTGGGGTGCAATAAACAGTAATGATGGGGAGGGAAGGCTGTAAACAACACTGAGTAATCGCAGCTCTAAAAATAACAAGGTAATATGATGTCTGAGGTTTAAATTTAGATGGAGAcatctgaagaggaaaaaaacccaacgcCTCCTTGGTTTGGGAAGAGGGAGGTGggcagtggtttgggttggaatgtcCGATGTATGCGCGGTCGCCACTTGGCGCCTGTGGCCGTGGGAAGCCCGTGCTCGACCTCACGCCAAAGCAGGCGCTGAAATGAGCTCCTTAGTGCCGTCCCGATGCTTTTgctccctcctcatcctcctcctcgtcctttTCTCCCACAGGGGACTTTGTCATCCTGCTGAACGCCGGGATGACCATCCGCCAGGCGCTCTTCTTCAACTTCATCTCCGCCTGCTGCTGCTACGTGGGTTTGGCTTTCGGAATCGTGGCCGGTAGCCACTTCTCTGCCAACTGGATCTTCGCTCTGGCCGGAGGGATGTTCCTTTACATCGCGCTGGCTGACATGGTAAATGAGAAGCCTGGTGGGGACCTTGCcaaggtgttttttttatttttttgcctagGAAAAGCTCTGGCTTGCCCTCAGCCTCAGGGCACAGCAGGCACGGAGAGCACACAGGGAGGGTTGCTCTGTCCCCCGGCGTCCGgctctgctttcctttgcctCCTGGGCTGATGGTGGGGTGACCTGGGAGGGTGAACATCATCTGGGGTGGTGGGAAGCactggagaaggatggagacgCTCCTCTTTATCACGGTTTAGCCCCAGCAGAGCAAGCGGTCGTGTCCTAGTTGCCTTCCCTCCcacccagggaaagggaaatgagagaaaaagacttgtgggttggaaactaaaacagctgTAATgagacaataataataataatgaaaatactattaataagaaaataattggaTATATCTAAATGTATGGAATTGTCCCCCATCGATGACTGCGTCTGCcgagcaggcacagggaaaggtCCTGggctggattcaggaatgcacggATCCAGCATCAGGGCAAAAAGAGAGATGATGTCCTCACTGGACGTCTCTTTTCTGAGAGCTCGACCCTTgcgatccctcagttttatccCAGTTGTGACGTGTACAGGATGGAATCCCCCGGTCAGGTTGGGGTCACCTCTCCTGAccacccctccctgcaggtgccacCCTTTTCCTCGCCTTTTCCCCAcggctccaccagctccaggatggccttggtttctgtaGGAATAAGGACAAGCAGAGGGCTTTCTGCCTCCCCGTGTGAGCAGTACTGGGAGAAACACGTGTGGTGAACGGCCAGGGAATGGAGTAAATCGGAGAGGCTGAGCTGGAGGGAGGAGTGGAGCCAGCTTTAGCTCCGACATGAAGGGTGAACCCAACGTCGCTCTCTCTTCTCCCGCAGTTCCCCGAAATGAATGAGGTGAGCCGGGAGGACGAGCAGAACGGCAGCGCACTCATCACCTTCGCCATCCAGAACGCGGGGCTGCTGACGGGCTTCACCATCATGGTGCTGCTCACCATGTACTCCGGCCAGATCCAGATCGGGTAGGACCGGCCCGACACACAGCCCAATTTttctattctcttttttttgggggggaaggggtatttctttgtttttttctttccttttcctgctgcaaGCATACGATGGTTCCTGTGCAGGCACTGCCATCACACTACAGAAGAGGCGTTGCTTTTAAAGCTATTCCAGACTTCATTCTATTTGGGTTTAAGGCTGAGGGGAGCTTCATCCCCTTTGCTGTTGGACTGAACTGACCGGAGGATCTCTTTCCAGTGTCATATCCCTTCTCTCCTCGCACCTCCTGGGAAGGATGGAGTTGGGAGGCAGGAGCTCCTCTAGCCGTGTTGCTCCCTTCCTTGTGCTCAGAGCAGCGTGATGGGATTTGCTGCTCTCCTGACCCCTTTGTGAGGGGGTTGTGTGATGGGAACAGACTGGGACAGACCCGTCTCGGAGAGTTCCGCACCTCCTAGCGTGGAGggctgggaggaagaggaggctggaggagcACAGCTCATGGTTTGAGCATCATCCTCgctgtctctggagccacgtcTGGTTTTGCTCCTGTTCTCTCTCTCGGTCCAGACGACGCCCTGGGAAGAGCAGGGCGAAGAGGATTTCTTTAAAGCACATTCTGGGTGTCAGGGATCGGAGCAGAGGACACCGAACCGCACCTCGTGCGGGTTGAACTGACACATGGGCTGGGAGAAGGCGAGCAGgatgccctttccttccttaGATCCCTGCTGCTGTGTGGAGAGAGGGAGTGGAGACAACCCCTTCTCCTTCTGTGAGGGCAGCCGCGTGGTGATGCTGGTGGAAACGGCGCGAAGGGAGAGCTGGGACGGCGAGTCCCTTCCCGGCCGCTGGGACCAAGCTCACGCCGACACCTGGGAACGGACACAGATTCTTAAACACTGATGCTGCTGAGTTGCTGAGGGTCggggtgggatgggagggaGTTTTTAACAAAATAGACTGTGAACCTCTTGAGGTTGTGTGTTTCCAGCCTTAGGGAATAGTCAGAGAAGGGTGTTCCAGGCACTTCGCAGCTCTGCCTCTGGGCTGGCTTTCCCCAGATTCACTAGGTGAATTGACTTATTATCATATTGATAATGTTGCCCACCCCACCCGTGCTGTTAGAGGTTCCCTCacacctccttctccccctaAACCTGATCCTGCACCCGTGGGTTTGTGGCCACACTGGTGAGCGGGAGCTGATTCAGGCTGCTTACCCTAGTGGGTACGGCGCTAGATGGGGATGAGGGAGTGGTGTGAATGGTTTCTGGTGGAAGTGCTGGGGGGTGGCTTGTCCCTAAGTGTCTTCCTTCGCTCCCTGGAAGTGGCTGTGAGGTTGGGATGATGGCCATCCCGATACCTCGGCTCGGTGCTGCTCAGCACCGGGTCTGGAGCTGAGGCTCCCCACACCTTCCACCCCTGGTGGAAAGGTATTTTTCCTGCCCATCCCAGGAGAGACGAGGGAGCTCAACCCTTGGCAAAGCCTGAGGCAGGCTCAGCACCACCCGGTAGCATCATACCCTAGTTTGATCACTGTCTGTACCTCACCGTAGCTCCTACTTTGCCTTAGGTaccaggtggatgatgttcctCTTAGGCTCCTAACAGTTGTCCCCAAGTCCCTAGGTCTCTTGCCTGTTGAGATGTGGCACTGCCGAGATCCTCATGGATCGGCACCTCTGCCCTTGGTGGCTTTGGCCAGGCCAGGCATCGACTTTGTCCCCTTGGCACCCACGAGGCTGTTGGCTTTTGTCCCGCATCCAGAAGGTTAAAAATCAACATGTGGAGGGACAGGCAGAGCCTTCCAGGGAGCGACCCACGAGTGCCACGCAGCCGCTTGCTTCAAGGAGAGGTGGGCTCCGCTTTATCTCgtgggacagagctgcctcGAAGCAGCGTGGTCTGTCCTGGCTCGGGCACCGCAGAGgttgctgctgttttctagTAGTCGGGAGGAAAGCGGCATTGGAAACTCCGTTTCCCTGCTTGAGAGCTGCAGCTCACCGACCCGATGTGGAAAAACTGAGTCCTCCAGGTGGCAAATGTGCCCTCGCAAGGAGGTTATTTGGCAAACAACCGTATCGCTGGCGGCTTTCCATGGGGCAGAGGGCAGCCAGAGCACTGCCAGAGCGACTCGTGGCTGGCAGGAGCGGCTCAAAAAAGCCTTCGTGTTGGAGGTGAAGCAGGGGGAATCTTGGAGTCTGTCCCCTGAGGACCGTACCGGGAGGTCCCCTGCGTCCTCGAGAGCTGGAAGCACGGAAAGGACTGATGTTTGGCATTTTCAGAGCCAGTCCAGGCTCCTCAGAACACGGTGCGGATGAGTTTGTTGTCTTCTCATTTCAAGTTTAACCCTGTTTCTCGCCAACTGAGTCAACTTTGAGATATGTGACATCAGAgatttggggtgaggggggagaATAACCCCTCAGCGGAACAAGGCTCCTTGCAGAGAGGGACCCTCTGGTAGCATCTCTCCCTCCGGCTGGCACCCGCTGTTGTGGAAGAGATGAGGAAGGAAAGTGCCCCACATTGAGCTTGTGATGGATTTTTCATCGGTGTTTCCTTTCCCGTGTCTGGTTTGAAGCTCAAGTTCCATCTCAGTATTTCAATAACTCAGGTGTTGTTAGAGATACGCGTCGAAACAAAGAACATAACTTATGTCACGTGAAGTGTAAAGTTATTTGTAAAAGtccataaataaaatatattctgtaatgACGGGAGGGGGTCCAGGAGCAGAATCCTccccggggctggggctgctcggGGTGGGAAGGGGTGGGAGGTCCCCTGCTTCAGGATTTCTCCAAGGGGAAGGGTTTGAGCCAGGCTGGAAGCGCTGGGTGATGCAATCCTGCTTTTCCAGCCCTGATTTCCAGCGCTGTGCAGTGCGGCGCAGCTAACGGAAGATGGCACTgacaaccccccccccaccttccccGCATGGCTCAGTGCTCCAAGaatccaaaaaaaccccttttaattccatggtttttattttttttatttatttttttaaatgcatttccaAGCATTGACGTTTGGCTGGAAGGAGGCTGAGGTTTCGGAGCGTTTGTGGGATGGTGTATTCCTCTCCGGCTCACACGAGGGAGCAGCgttatttctgtctttgcttcCCCACCCTGCACCgggggaaggaaagaataagccatgctttgcttttctacttcacttttcttgcctttttatATCCCTTCAGCCTCAAGCTGCCAGCTCCACGTGGCAAACGGAATTTTTAGAAACCCCGTGGcagctaaagaaaacaaatcttgaAATTCTgtgggggtttttagaaggggCAGCTATTCTTAATGAAGAAAGGGCGCAGCAGCCGTCTGCCTTGCTCTCTCCTCCTCAGGGCTTCCAGAATGGGCTCTCGGGCTGTGTTCCCAGCTTCAGGCAGATTGATTTTTGCTGTAAAAGCCTCGTGttttggagaacaagtcttacgaggagcagctgagagagctgggggtgtttagcctggagaagaggaggctgaggggagacctcattgctctctccagctccctgaaaggaggttgtggagaggagggagctgggctcttctcccagggacaggggacaggacgagagggaatggcctcaagctccgccaggggagggtcaggctggacattaggaaaaatcttttcgcggaaagggtcattggtccctgtccgaggctgcccagggagggggttgagtccccttccttggaggggtttaagggacgggtggacgaggtgctgagggacatgggttagtgattgatgggaatggttggactcgatgatccggtgggtctcttccaacctggtgattctatgattctatgaaagcctgTGCCCATCAGTTCCTTGCCTTGAAAGGCAGCCTGGCATGTGCTGACAAGCTCAgaccttttctcctctttgcactggGAGTATTAAATGTAGAATAACAaagtggtttgggctggaagggacctcaaaatctatccagtcccacccctgccatgggcagggacacctcccactggatcaggggctccaagccccatccaacctggccttgaaccccttcagggatggggcagccaccactgctctgggcaacctgggccagggcctccccaccctcacagcaaaacatttctccctaagatctcatctcaatctcccctcttccagctgaaaacctaGGTGtccaagggcaggttggatggggcttggagcccctgatccagtgggaggcgtcccatggtgggactggatggactttgaggtcccttccagcccaaactattctacgattcccTGAAtctctcatctcaacctccccgcTCTCAGTTTCCAACCCTCCGCCCTGCTCTCCCTCACGAAGAGCTGATGGAGGGCGGAGCTTCCCCTCCCACGTGCTCACAGCCCCCGCCATCTtggtcccccccccccccccccgacctCCCCCGTTTCCAAGATGGCGGCCGGGAGCGCCGCCATgacgggggggctgggggggggggagaggggcggGGAATGCGCATGCGCGAGGGGCGGAACCTGCGCGGACGGAGGGAGACTCGGCGCATGCGcagtagggggaaaaaaaagcaggcgGGCAGGCGGTGGGGTGCGGTGCGCATGCGCGGTGCGCGGAGGGGCGGTGCGTGCGGCTTGGTGGCGTGCGCGCGGCGCATGCGCAGCCCCGCGGCCTGTGGGGGCGCGCGCATGCGCAACGCGCGGGAGGGCGGGACGGGGAGGGCTCCGCGCATGCGCATTGCgcgggagggagagaggggggcgGGAAGGGAGGGGTGTCTCCGCGCATGCGCAGTGCGCGCGGAGGCGGCGCGTGCGCCGTGCGGGAGAGGCGCGACGGCGGCtttgagggggtggggggggggggaggagagagggaggcgGCGCTTGCTCGGTGCGGGGTGTGGAAGGGACggacacacacgcacacagacGGACGGATAGACAGACGGACGTCGCTCC harbors:
- the SLC39A14 gene encoding metal cation symporter ZIP14 isoform X1, with amino-acid sequence MIPSAGSRRGCLLLLLCLLPCPRVQAGAEGTGPALSAASFLQDLLQRYGESDTLSLKQLKALLNRLDVGVGHANLSQAPQQRLNLSRCFSSAELFAIHNLSEGSSVGRGEFKEFCPTILQQLESRACASENLENEENEQTEESRPSSAEVWGYGFLCVTVISLCSLVGASVVPFMKKTFYKRLLLYFIALAIGTLYSNALFQLIPEAFGFNPQEDYYVSKSAVVFGGFYLFFFTEKVLKMLLKQKDQHHHGHSHYGPEALPSKKDQEEGVIEKLQNGDLDHMIPHITSEMECKNPSGDEKVVVGSLSVQDLQASQSACYWLKEVRYSDIGTLAWMITLSDGLHNFIDGLAIGASFTVSVFQGISTSVAILCEEFPHELGDFVILLNAGMTIRQALFFNFISACCCYVGLAFGIVAGSHFSANWIFALAGGMFLYIALADMFPEMNEVSREDEQNGSALITFAIQNAGLLTGFTIMVLLTMYSGQIQIG
- the SLC39A14 gene encoding metal cation symporter ZIP14 isoform X2, with the protein product MIPSAGSRRGCLLLLLCLLPCPRVQAGAEGTGPALSAASFLQDLLQRYGESDTLSLKQLKALLNRLDVGVGHANLSQAPQQRLNLSRCFSSAELFAIHNLSEGSSVGRGEFKEFCPTILQQLESRACASENLENEENEQTEESRPSSAEVWGFGFLSVSMINVASLLGVLIVPCTAKAFFSRVLTFFIALSIGTLLSNALFQLIPEAFGFNPQEDYYVSKSAVVFGGFYLFFFTEKVLKMLLKQKDQHHHGHSHYGPEALPSKKDQEEGVIEKLQNGDLDHMIPHITSEMECKNPSGDEKVVVGSLSVQDLQASQSACYWLKEVRYSDIGTLAWMITLSDGLHNFIDGLAIGASFTVSVFQGISTSVAILCEEFPHELGDFVILLNAGMTIRQALFFNFISACCCYVGLAFGIVAGSHFSANWIFALAGGMFLYIALADMFPEMNEVSREDEQNGSALITFAIQNAGLLTGFTIMVLLTMYSGQIQIG